Proteins from a single region of Nakamurella alba:
- a CDS encoding DUF222 domain-containing protein has product MGDTTNTTPIVESDLRAAPPDDIATVIERGQGTDLEAILDLVREAARSVTDNHGRISNITVLEQLVGVCAAEQARLTNDFRKVVEAENPVTSERGKKKRKRDVTGQIALARRRSPYHGGRAVALAGTLCEDMPHLLAALDAGDITEYRAGRIAKVAEKLPQARRAVLDERLAPRLPGLDDKTCRDEAKAIACELEPGIFLQAQEEAVAERKVSLQPADNGMSRLTALIPAAHAMAVWDCLKKIARADAVEGDPRNLDQQIADAFVRLCSGGAVGGCTAEGVPLDLAGTIVLNVVMSDRALFDGDDVAAYLMGYGTIPAEYARSLAGLVGPATRTYLRRLFTDPVTGRLHDMDQQQRYFPDSAKMFLRLRDRICRTPYCTAQIRHADHILGHAAGGPTSLVNGQGECAFCGLVKEVAGWWHRRDEDTGVVTITTPTGHTYSSPEPTPPTSSPWTSGPLDDGRPADIEREAADLHASA; this is encoded by the coding sequence ATGGGGGACACCACCAACACCACGCCCATCGTCGAGTCGGACCTGCGTGCCGCTCCGCCGGATGACATCGCCACCGTGATCGAACGTGGCCAGGGGACGGACCTGGAGGCCATCCTGGACCTGGTCCGGGAGGCCGCACGCTCGGTCACCGACAACCACGGCCGGATCAGCAACATCACCGTGCTCGAGCAGTTGGTCGGCGTGTGCGCGGCCGAGCAGGCCCGGTTGACGAACGACTTCCGGAAGGTCGTCGAAGCCGAGAACCCGGTCACGTCCGAACGCGGGAAGAAGAAGCGCAAGCGCGACGTCACCGGGCAGATCGCGCTTGCCCGTCGTCGGTCCCCGTACCACGGTGGGCGAGCCGTGGCGCTCGCCGGAACCCTGTGCGAGGACATGCCACACCTGCTGGCGGCCCTCGACGCCGGCGACATCACCGAGTACCGCGCGGGCCGGATCGCCAAGGTGGCCGAGAAACTGCCCCAGGCCAGGCGTGCCGTCCTGGACGAACGTCTCGCACCCCGCCTGCCCGGCCTCGACGACAAGACCTGCCGGGACGAGGCGAAGGCGATCGCCTGCGAACTCGAACCCGGGATCTTCCTGCAGGCCCAGGAAGAAGCCGTTGCGGAGCGCAAGGTCTCGCTACAGCCGGCCGACAACGGGATGAGCCGGCTCACCGCCCTGATCCCTGCCGCGCACGCCATGGCCGTGTGGGACTGCCTGAAGAAGATCGCTCGGGCGGACGCCGTCGAGGGCGACCCCCGCAACCTCGACCAGCAGATCGCGGATGCCTTCGTCCGGCTCTGCAGCGGTGGTGCCGTCGGCGGGTGCACGGCCGAAGGCGTCCCGCTCGACCTCGCGGGCACGATTGTCCTCAACGTCGTCATGTCGGACCGCGCCCTTTTCGACGGGGACGACGTGGCGGCCTACCTGATGGGCTACGGCACCATCCCGGCCGAGTACGCCCGGTCGCTCGCCGGTCTCGTCGGCCCGGCCACCCGGACCTATCTGCGACGGCTGTTCACCGATCCGGTGACCGGCCGGCTCCACGACATGGACCAGCAGCAGCGCTACTTCCCGGACAGCGCCAAGATGTTCCTGCGGCTCCGGGACCGGATCTGCCGGACGCCGTACTGCACCGCGCAGATCCGGCATGCCGATCACATCCTCGGCCACGCCGCCGGTGGTCCCACTTCCCTGGTGAACGGGCAGGGGGAGTGCGCGTTCTGCGGTCTGGTCAAGGAGGTGGCGGGCTGGTGGCACCGTCGCGACGAGGACACCGGCGTGGTCACGATCACCACTCCGACCGGACACACGTATTCGTCTCCCGAGCCCACTCCCCCGACGTCCTCGCCGTGGACCTCCGGGCCGCTCGACGACGGTCGGCCGGCCGACATCGAGCGTGAGGCGGCCGACCTTCACGCTTCCGCGTGA
- a CDS encoding peptidase — MEAQPSSPQSVEVSAFQADGLLSGFVVSGRWPETTLEWLKFLVLAVRVASVPGLLPMTTVFSVREELPDNPHPGTVGLVLSEGTFVGDTALPPGHFADHQPAGLFVLHPPSETTPALPELDGVASGCVLLPGIPHLGLDHRAGWAQADHTGAVTSMVTRAGIDPKDDADTAVLAMLLAA; from the coding sequence GTGGAAGCGCAACCGTCGTCGCCCCAGTCCGTCGAAGTCTCCGCGTTCCAGGCCGACGGACTGCTGTCCGGGTTCGTGGTGTCCGGCCGGTGGCCCGAGACCACGCTGGAATGGTTGAAGTTCCTGGTGTTGGCCGTCCGGGTGGCGAGCGTCCCGGGTCTGCTGCCGATGACCACCGTCTTCTCCGTCCGGGAGGAGCTGCCGGACAACCCGCATCCGGGCACCGTCGGCCTGGTCCTCTCCGAGGGCACCTTCGTCGGCGACACCGCTCTCCCACCGGGCCATTTCGCCGACCACCAGCCCGCCGGACTGTTCGTGCTGCACCCGCCGTCGGAGACCACCCCGGCCCTGCCGGAACTGGACGGCGTGGCGTCCGGATGCGTGCTGCTACCAGGTATCCCGCACCTCGGCCTGGACCATCGAGCAGGGTGGGCCCAGGCCGACCACACCGGTGCGGTGACGAGCATGGTCACCCGGGCCGGGATCGACCCGAAGGACGACGCCGACACCGCTGTCCTGGCGATGCTGCTGGCTGCCTAA
- a CDS encoding SRPBCC domain-containing protein, whose translation MSGTSGTISSETDRIERTVHIGAPPEKVWAALTRADLIGGWFGNSATIDLRIGGRLTVTWDLPDPAPEDDSCYGTFIGIVTELEQPLVFGFRWAQQRDTEPAPGTATDVRFTLEPVAGGTDLTVVETGFDELDVPDRIAARQGNVEGWTFELDELVEFLAPGTSGS comes from the coding sequence ATGTCAGGGACGTCCGGCACCATCAGCAGCGAGACCGACCGCATCGAACGCACTGTGCACATCGGCGCCCCGCCGGAGAAGGTCTGGGCCGCGCTCACCCGCGCCGATCTGATCGGCGGGTGGTTCGGCAATTCGGCCACCATCGATCTGCGGATCGGCGGCCGGTTGACGGTCACCTGGGACCTGCCGGACCCCGCGCCGGAGGACGACTCCTGCTACGGCACCTTCATCGGGATCGTGACCGAACTCGAGCAGCCGCTGGTGTTCGGATTCCGCTGGGCGCAGCAGCGTGACACCGAGCCGGCACCCGGGACTGCCACCGACGTGCGGTTCACCCTGGAGCCCGTGGCCGGGGGCACCGACCTGACCGTCGTCGAGACCGGTTTCGACGAGCTCGATGTCCCGGACCGAATCGCGGCGCGGCAGGGCAACGTCGAGGGGTGGACCTTCGAGCTGGACGAGCTGGTCGAGTTCCTCGCCCCGGGTACCTCCGGATCGTGA
- a CDS encoding ArsR/SmtB family transcription factor: MTAATDLVPVFAALGDDTRWGVLQAVGDSARSASALAKVLPVTRQAIARHLAVLEQAGLVEQVPVGREIRYRAVGATLSAAAHRLAAIGAAWDEQLAAIKRIAESL; encoded by the coding sequence GTGACTGCCGCCACCGATCTCGTCCCGGTGTTCGCCGCGCTCGGGGACGACACCCGCTGGGGAGTGCTGCAGGCTGTCGGCGACAGTGCCCGATCCGCCTCGGCCCTGGCCAAGGTGCTGCCGGTGACCCGGCAGGCGATCGCCCGGCACCTGGCTGTGCTGGAGCAGGCCGGGCTCGTCGAGCAGGTCCCGGTCGGACGCGAGATCCGCTACCGGGCGGTGGGCGCCACGCTCAGTGCGGCAGCGCACCGACTGGCCGCCATCGGCGCGGCATGGGACGAGCAACTCGCTGCGATCAAGCGCATCGCCGAATCGCTCTGA